The proteins below come from a single Candidatus Afararchaeum irisae genomic window:
- the tgtA gene encoding tRNA guanosine(15) transglycosylase TgtA → MSEGFGFEIDSKDSMGRIGSLEVGDKTVQTPALMPVINPHLTRPDLSEAQILITNAYIINKSDDYREKAVEDGLHDSLDFDGVVVTDSGSYQMSVYGEDEVTLSNRETVEFQVEIGTDVATPLDIPTPPDSSHETAEDDWETTLSRIKEAREILSELDAEAGLNVPVQGSTHPDLRERAGREASGLGDVYPVGAVVPLMQEYRFGDLVDVVAAAKRGLDSDAPVHLFGAGHPMIFSLAVAVGCDLFDSAAYALYAEDGRYITPEGTKYVDDLRELPCSCEVCVSHDADDLRDSHDLLAQHNLNVSFAEMRRVRQAVREGNLIELVEQRCRSHPKLLDGLRNFGDHADQIEKYDPASKSTVFSLGLGRRPEVVRHHRRLDRIGVDDGDRVLVVPTADYLEDGWEDELDVYTDDFDTVLRLLPPLGPFPESLSHSYPFNAEVPEEPSHDEVEAVYEGVLRLVRLYDTDAVLVSPWDHPLLGEIENEDVDVIRRSNGSKTRNSNTETEQQT, encoded by the coding sequence ATGTCTGAGGGTTTCGGTTTCGAGATCGACTCGAAGGACTCGATGGGACGCATAGGGAGTCTCGAAGTCGGCGACAAGACTGTACAGACTCCCGCTCTGATGCCTGTCATAAACCCCCATCTCACGCGTCCCGACCTCTCGGAGGCACAGATACTCATTACGAACGCCTACATCATAAACAAGAGCGACGACTACCGCGAGAAGGCAGTCGAAGACGGTCTCCACGACAGTCTCGACTTCGACGGCGTCGTCGTGACTGACTCGGGATCGTACCAGATGAGTGTCTACGGCGAGGACGAGGTCACCCTCTCGAACCGCGAGACTGTCGAGTTCCAGGTCGAGATAGGGACTGACGTAGCCACTCCACTCGATATCCCTACTCCTCCCGACTCGTCGCACGAGACCGCCGAGGACGACTGGGAGACCACCCTCAGTAGGATAAAAGAAGCGAGGGAGATTCTCTCGGAACTCGACGCTGAGGCAGGACTCAACGTCCCCGTGCAGGGATCGACACACCCCGACCTGCGTGAGAGAGCCGGTAGGGAGGCTTCGGGTCTCGGCGACGTATACCCCGTGGGTGCGGTCGTCCCTCTGATGCAGGAGTACAGGTTCGGCGACCTCGTCGACGTCGTAGCCGCGGCGAAGAGGGGACTCGACTCCGACGCTCCCGTACATCTCTTCGGAGCGGGACATCCGATGATCTTCAGCCTCGCAGTCGCAGTCGGCTGTGATCTCTTCGACTCGGCGGCTTACGCTCTCTACGCCGAGGACGGACGTTACATCACTCCCGAGGGAACCAAGTACGTCGACGACCTCCGGGAGCTACCGTGTTCTTGTGAGGTCTGTGTCTCACACGACGCCGACGACCTCCGTGATTCACACGACCTCCTCGCACAGCACAACCTCAACGTCTCGTTTGCCGAGATGAGACGTGTGAGGCAGGCGGTCAGAGAAGGTAACCTCATAGAGCTCGTCGAACAGAGATGCCGGTCCCATCCGAAGCTCTTAGACGGTCTGAGAAACTTCGGCGACCACGCCGACCAGATAGAGAAGTACGACCCCGCCTCAAAGTCGACGGTCTTCAGCCTCGGGCTTGGACGTCGTCCCGAGGTCGTGAGACACCACAGACGTCTCGACAGGATAGGTGTCGACGACGGCGACCGGGTTCTCGTGGTTCCCACGGCTGACTACCTCGAAGACGGCTGGGAGGACGAACTCGATGTCTACACCGACGACTTCGACACCGTACTACGTCTACTTCCACCTCTCGGACCCTTCCCCGAGAGCCTGTCACACAGCTATCCCTTCAACGCCGAGGTTCCCGAAGAGCCGAGCCACGACGAGGTGGAGGCTGTCTACGAGGGCGTTCTGCGTCTCGTACGTCTCTACGATACCGACGCCGTACTCGTCTCTCCGTGGGATCATCCCCTCCTAGGAGAGATAGAAAACGAAGACGTCGATGTGATACGCAGAAGTAACGGTTCCAAGACAAGAAACAGTAACACAGAAACGGAACAACAGACATGA
- a CDS encoding CBS domain-containing protein produces MKDAVRENFDLSVSSYEEYERQTSRFSDLARLLCSEMVDAKRRTGRTEYGGIDCILDVGAGTGVSTSVFEEEAQTVAVALDISRGMLRQNTSSYRIQADMSRLPFTDDSFGGVGFTASLFLVRDPDTAVEEASRVLHEGGVVGAVAPVGWVDADGDRVFSSSEVEPISPADEDDVYEALDERGNRRDRRKRRHTPTRTTFTRHSTRGSVSRREVGISRLLPRRYVSSTRYPRSRHVSVRGFHPKTVFRRQRIYSTLSNSKPLRSSGSRRDGDGSSGSESATDTTHRYIFTYTVREAMLIEEIMSRDVVKAEVDETVQEGVGKMLENRVGSVVVTQSGDPTGIMTESDVLRHTYETRKPFTDVVLSEVMSSPLVTVEPDVSVRAASEKMKSNSVKKLVVMDSLELEGVVTLMDIVYSQNEILKEAHSQEDREGWDSPDEYLGYESFE; encoded by the coding sequence ATGAAAGACGCCGTGCGCGAGAACTTCGACCTCAGTGTCTCGTCGTACGAGGAATACGAGAGACAGACGAGCCGGTTCTCAGATCTCGCTCGTCTCCTGTGTTCGGAGATGGTCGACGCCAAGAGACGTACCGGTAGGACTGAGTACGGCGGTATCGACTGTATCTTAGACGTGGGTGCGGGCACGGGTGTTAGCACATCTGTCTTCGAAGAAGAGGCTCAGACTGTGGCTGTCGCACTCGACATCAGCCGTGGGATGCTCCGTCAGAACACGTCTTCGTACCGCATCCAGGCGGATATGAGTAGACTTCCGTTCACCGACGACTCCTTCGGAGGAGTTGGATTTACGGCGTCTCTCTTTCTAGTTCGTGACCCCGACACCGCAGTCGAGGAGGCGTCACGTGTACTCCACGAAGGAGGTGTCGTAGGTGCGGTGGCTCCAGTCGGATGGGTCGACGCTGACGGAGACCGTGTCTTCTCGTCCTCCGAGGTAGAGCCCATCTCTCCCGCCGACGAGGACGACGTTTACGAGGCACTCGACGAGAGAGGAAATAGACGAGACAGACGGAAACGTCGTCATACGCCGACGAGGACGACGTTTACGAGGCACTCGACGAGAGGTTCGGTGTCGAGACGGGAAGTTGGGATTTCGAGACTACTGCCGAGGAGATACGTCTCTTCCACTCGATACCCGCGATCGCGGCACGTCTCTGTCCGAGGCTTCCACCCGAAGACCGTATTTCGAAGACAGCGGATCTACTCGACTCTCTCGAACTCGAAGCCTCTTCGGAGTTCGGGTTCGAGGAGAGATGGAGATGGTTCGTCGGGGTCAGAGTCGGCGACTGACACCACCCACAGATATATTTTCACGTATACGGTACGGGAAGCCATGCTTATAGAGGAGATAATGTCAAGAGACGTAGTGAAAGCCGAGGTCGACGAGACTGTTCAGGAAGGGGTGGGCAAGATGCTGGAGAACCGTGTCGGAAGCGTAGTAGTTACACAGAGCGGCGATCCGACGGGGATAATGACCGAGAGCGACGTGTTAAGACACACCTACGAGACACGGAAGCCGTTCACAGACGTGGTTCTCTCGGAGGTCATGAGTTCGCCCCTCGTCACCGTCGAGCCCGACGTCTCGGTGAGAGCCGCTAGTGAGAAGATGAAGTCCAACTCGGTGAAGAAGCTCGTCGTGATGGACAGTCTCGAACTCGAAGGAGTAGTCACTCTCATGGACATAGTCTACAGCCAGAACGAGATACTCAAGGAGGCACACAGTCAGGAGGACAGGGAAGGCTGGGACAGTCCCGACGAGTACCTCGGCTACGAGAGCTTCGAGTGA
- a CDS encoding winged helix-turn-helix transcriptional regulator yields the protein MAIETDTKNPDGKKVLHVKVARVSATRHQDPVAEAMKAIDEDEEPEESYGLTLETEERVGEIFDDRNLELIRTVAREDVESIRDLARRVDRDVRQVHDRVTELEKLGLIELEEEGRRKKPTVWYDSISVDIPVTA from the coding sequence ATGGCGATAGAAACCGACACCAAGAACCCCGACGGAAAGAAAGTCTTACACGTCAAAGTAGCCCGAGTTAGCGCGACTCGACACCAAGACCCAGTCGCCGAGGCTATGAAAGCAATCGATGAGGACGAAGAGCCCGAAGAGAGCTACGGTCTGACACTCGAGACAGAAGAGCGAGTCGGTGAGATCTTCGACGACAGAAATCTAGAACTCATACGAACCGTAGCCCGAGAAGACGTCGAGAGTATACGTGACCTCGCACGTCGAGTAGACCGAGACGTACGCCAAGTACATGATAGAGTTACCGAGCTAGAGAAACTCGGGTTAATAGAGCTTGAAGAAGAAGGCAGGAGAAAGAAGCCCACAGTCTGGTACGACAGTATTAGCGTCGATATACCTGTTACGGCGTAG